A stretch of Gorilla gorilla gorilla isolate KB3781 chromosome 9, NHGRI_mGorGor1-v2.1_pri, whole genome shotgun sequence DNA encodes these proteins:
- the LOC101135237 gene encoding olfactory receptor 10T2-like, whose protein sequence is MPTRRMGNHTVVSIFLLWGFSSFSDLQSLLFVVILFYHVTILAANVSIMGAIKLSHNLHTPMYFFLCGLSFSETCTTVVVIPRMLVDLLSESKTISLPECATQMFFFLGFASNNCFIMAAMSYDRYTAIHNPLQYHTLMTRKICLQMMMASWMVGFLFSLCIIVTVFNLSFCDLNTIQHYFCDISPVVSLACNYTFYHEMAIFVLSAFVLVGSFILIMISYVFIVFIVIKMPSAKGRSKAFSTCSSHLTVVSIHYGFACFVYLRPKNSNSFDEDMLTAMTYTILTPLLNPIVYSLRNKEMQIALRKTLGSVFGVFPQKTKKEPEHLKKLHSIDK, encoded by the coding sequence ATGCCCACCAGGAGGATGGGCAATCACACTGTGGTGAGCATATTCCTTCTGTGGGGATTTTCCAGTTTTTCAGACCTGCAGAGTCTACTTTTTGTGGTGATTCTCTTCTACCATGTGACCATCCTAGCTGCAAATGTGTCCATAATGGGGGCCATCAAGCTCAGCCACAACCTTCACACTCCTATGTACTTTTTCCTCTGTGGCCTGTCCTTTTCAGAAACTTGTACCACTGTGGTAGTAATCCCTCGCATGTTGGTGGACTTGCTATCAGAGAGCAAGACCATTTCTCTTCCTGAGTGTGCCACacagatgtttttctttctgggCTTTGCATCCAACAACTGTTTCATCATGGCCGCTATGTCCTATGACCGCTACACGGCCATCCACAACCCACTGCAGTACCACACCCTTATGACAAGAAAGATCTGCTTGCAGATGATGATGGCTTCTTGGATGGTTGGGTTCCTGTTTTCTCTGTGCATCATCGTCACTGTATTCAACTTGTCTTTTTGCGACTTGAACACTATCCAGCACTATTTCTGTGATATCTCACCAGTGGTCTCCCTTGCTTGTAATTACACTTTCTATCATGAAATGGCTATTTTTGTGCTCTCTGCCTTTGTGTTGGTGGGCagctttattttaattatgatttCCTATGTCTTCATTGTGTTCATAGTCATAAAGATGCCCTCTGCAAAGGGGAGGTCTAAGGCCTTCTCAActtgctcctcccacctcactgtTGTGTCCATACACTATGGATTTGCTTGCTTTGTCTATTTGAGGCCCAAGAACAGCAACTCCTTCGATGAAGACATGCTGACGGCCATGACATATACAATACTGACGCCTCTGCTTAACCCCATCGTGTACAGTCTGAGAAACAAAGAAATGCAGATAGCCCTAAGAAAAACACTAGGCAGTGTATTTGGGGTTTTCCCTCAGAagacaaaaaaagagcctgaacatttaaaaaaattacatagcaTTGATAAATAA